The proteins below come from a single Corynebacterium glyciniphilum AJ 3170 genomic window:
- a CDS encoding APC family permease — protein sequence MSHPTSTLAPDGTDAPGIGTKLSGGSLTTTSIVFMVIAAAAPLTVIGGALPIGMAAGNGPGFPTMYAVGAVILVLFSVGLTTMSRYIDEPGAFYSYVETAFGRRLGMGTAYLALLTYTAIQFAVYGFLGQQLTLLLAPIVDIPWWVFSIAVAAVVGYLGYRSIELSSRALGILLIAEIAIVVLIDVVVVGRGGAEGQGLNVDPFLPENIFSGAMGVGLMMAMAGFIGFESTTVFRSEARNPDRTIPRATYISVAVIGIFYTVSGWAVVQAWGTDNVLAEATANPDEMIATTAVNYLGSWAGPVVHVLLLTSLFACVLSFHNVLTRYQHAISHKRGLPRRLRAVHLTYRSPHMSSIVQTGTVFVLTVVCALVGLDPVTEIFTWFSGLATFTIIILMLLVSVAVLSYFRSTPALPVGVWKRTVAPVLAFLGLATALYFIATNLTMLVGGNEVVALLLALSAPVAFVTGVVCSTFVPEFDDDVIIRAMEDREKRMGRTTR from the coding sequence ATGTCCCACCCGACCAGCACCCTGGCACCCGACGGCACCGACGCGCCGGGCATCGGGACGAAACTCTCGGGCGGCTCCCTGACCACGACGTCCATCGTCTTCATGGTCATCGCCGCTGCAGCCCCGTTGACCGTCATCGGCGGTGCCCTGCCGATCGGCATGGCAGCCGGCAACGGCCCCGGATTCCCGACGATGTACGCCGTCGGCGCGGTGATCCTCGTCCTGTTCTCCGTCGGGCTGACCACGATGTCGAGGTACATCGACGAGCCCGGTGCCTTCTATTCCTACGTGGAGACCGCGTTCGGACGGCGTCTCGGCATGGGTACCGCCTACCTCGCGTTGCTGACCTACACTGCCATCCAGTTCGCGGTGTACGGATTCCTTGGCCAGCAGCTCACCCTGCTCCTCGCGCCGATCGTCGATATCCCGTGGTGGGTGTTCAGCATCGCCGTCGCCGCGGTCGTCGGCTACCTGGGTTACCGCAGCATCGAACTGAGTTCCAGGGCACTCGGCATCCTGCTCATCGCCGAAATCGCCATCGTCGTGCTTATCGACGTGGTCGTCGTGGGTCGCGGCGGTGCCGAAGGCCAGGGTCTTAATGTGGATCCGTTCCTGCCGGAGAACATCTTCTCCGGGGCGATGGGAGTCGGGCTGATGATGGCTATGGCCGGGTTCATCGGCTTCGAGTCCACCACCGTATTCCGCTCCGAAGCCCGCAACCCGGACCGCACCATCCCGCGGGCGACCTACATCTCCGTCGCGGTGATCGGTATCTTCTACACCGTCTCCGGCTGGGCCGTCGTCCAGGCATGGGGTACGGACAACGTGCTGGCCGAAGCTACGGCGAACCCGGACGAGATGATCGCCACCACTGCTGTGAACTACCTCGGAAGCTGGGCCGGACCGGTCGTGCATGTCCTGCTGCTGACCAGCCTGTTCGCCTGTGTCCTGTCTTTTCACAACGTGCTCACCCGCTATCAGCACGCCATCTCCCACAAGCGTGGCCTGCCGCGGCGGCTGCGTGCGGTGCACCTGACCTATCGCTCACCACACATGTCGTCGATCGTGCAGACCGGTACGGTCTTCGTGCTCACCGTCGTCTGCGCTCTGGTGGGCCTCGACCCCGTCACCGAGATCTTCACCTGGTTCTCCGGGCTGGCGACGTTCACCATCATCATCCTGATGCTGCTGGTCTCCGTCGCGGTGCTGTCTTACTTCCGTTCGACGCCGGCGCTGCCGGTGGGGGTGTGGAAGCGGACTGTTGCGCCGGTGCTGGCGTTCCTCGGCTTGGCGACGGCGCTGTATTTCATCGCCACGAACCTGACGATGCTCGTCGGTGGCAATGAAGTGGTGGCCCTGCTGCTGGCCTTGTCTGCCCCGGTGGCGTTCGTGACCGGGGTGGTGTGTTCGACCTTCGTCCCGGAGTTCGACGATGACGTCATCATCCGGGCAATGGAGGATCGAGAGAAGAGGATGGGGCGGACGACTCGCTGA
- a CDS encoding aromatic ring-hydroxylating oxygenase subunit alpha yields MTTTAPTAPTFQPDVSRVIDAPARPSHDHRTPRNPNAGRPAPTSADLPLPRKLTFDPDDWQIIARFWHPVAYSSEVTEGPLGVTLLDKPLVVYRVDGEVTVADNLCTHRGMMLSLGEDQHDGKGIKCPYHGLRFGKGGRCTEIPAHPSSCIPNRMHLPSYGAVERYGLVWANLAANPGDVPGVDTDSDIPPVPHWDEDGYQQINCPGIDVAAFAGRQVEGFLDVAHFAFVHDRSFALADQPEVPDYTPQGTADGFETEYWSTMPNIPHDASDEVKAAVPDGFQWLRHFRLHVPFTATLDVHFPGGKHLAMMNTACPVSATQTRLFDARVRNFDTDQPVQDVYDFNLQVFEEDRAMVEAQKPENLPLDPSLEVHIPADRSSIAYRRALRGLGLSQFFTA; encoded by the coding sequence ATGACCACCACCGCACCGACCGCACCGACCTTCCAGCCCGATGTCTCCCGCGTCATTGACGCACCCGCCCGCCCGTCCCACGATCACCGCACGCCCCGGAACCCGAACGCCGGGCGTCCCGCCCCGACCTCCGCCGACCTCCCGCTGCCGCGCAAGCTCACCTTCGATCCGGACGACTGGCAGATCATCGCCCGTTTCTGGCATCCGGTCGCCTACAGCTCCGAGGTCACCGAAGGCCCTCTCGGCGTCACCCTGCTGGACAAACCCCTGGTCGTCTACCGGGTGGACGGTGAGGTCACTGTCGCCGACAACCTCTGCACCCACCGCGGCATGATGCTCAGCCTCGGCGAGGACCAGCACGACGGAAAGGGCATCAAGTGCCCCTACCACGGCCTGCGCTTCGGCAAGGGTGGCCGCTGCACCGAGATCCCCGCCCACCCCTCCAGCTGCATCCCGAACCGGATGCACCTGCCGTCCTATGGTGCGGTCGAACGCTACGGCCTGGTGTGGGCGAACCTTGCGGCGAACCCCGGTGACGTCCCCGGCGTCGACACCGACTCCGACATTCCACCCGTCCCGCACTGGGACGAGGACGGCTACCAGCAGATCAACTGCCCCGGCATCGACGTCGCAGCCTTCGCAGGACGCCAGGTCGAAGGTTTCCTCGACGTCGCCCACTTCGCCTTCGTCCACGACCGGTCCTTCGCCCTCGCCGACCAGCCGGAGGTGCCGGACTACACCCCGCAGGGCACCGCCGACGGTTTCGAGACCGAGTACTGGTCGACCATGCCGAACATCCCACACGACGCCTCCGACGAGGTGAAGGCCGCGGTACCGGACGGATTCCAGTGGTTGCGGCACTTCCGGCTGCACGTCCCGTTCACCGCCACCCTTGACGTCCACTTCCCGGGTGGGAAGCACCTGGCGATGATGAACACCGCCTGCCCGGTCTCCGCCACGCAGACCCGCCTGTTCGACGCCCGCGTACGCAACTTCGACACCGACCAGCCCGTGCAGGACGTCTACGACTTCAACCTGCAGGTCTTCGAGGAGGACCGCGCGATGGTGGAGGCACAGAAGCCGGAGAATCTTCCGCTCGACCCGTCGTTGGAGGTCCACATCCCGGCCGACCGCTCGTCCATCGCCTACCGTCGAGCGCTGCGCGGGCTGGGCTTGTCGCAGTTCTTCACGGCGTAA
- a CDS encoding PDR/VanB family oxidoreductase: MTLATVHSMTRAGRDVVLIELHPTHDGAFPPATAGAHIDLHLGPVIRQYSLLGDPRDTARWLIAVKREEDGRGGSEVIHTQLRVGHTVEVTGPRNHFELQHPTGGAGRTILLAGGIGATPLTAMAEQCTATGREFTLHCYASDADGLPLRDHLVSRPWSPNIVEHLSNDGESLRSTDTLPQSYADGDDLYICGPAGFISRALELAESGRWPADAVHVERFAPTEQPDLTGDAFTVTVASTGASYPVAEHDTIAEVLAAHGVAVELSCEQGICGACLTGVVDGVPDHRDEVQSPDEHAANTQVTLCCSRSRTANLTLAL, translated from the coding sequence ATGACCCTTGCGACCGTCCACTCCATGACACGGGCAGGACGCGACGTCGTCCTCATCGAGCTGCACCCCACGCACGACGGTGCCTTCCCACCGGCGACGGCCGGAGCACACATTGACCTGCACCTCGGACCCGTGATCCGCCAGTATTCGTTGCTCGGTGACCCCCGTGACACAGCTCGCTGGCTCATCGCCGTCAAACGTGAGGAGGACGGACGCGGTGGCTCGGAGGTGATCCACACCCAGCTCCGCGTCGGGCACACCGTCGAGGTCACCGGCCCCCGCAACCACTTCGAACTGCAGCACCCCACTGGCGGAGCAGGGCGCACCATCCTGCTCGCAGGAGGGATCGGCGCCACCCCGCTGACCGCGATGGCGGAGCAGTGCACCGCCACCGGTCGGGAATTCACCCTGCACTGCTACGCCTCCGACGCCGACGGGCTGCCGTTACGCGACCATCTGGTCTCCCGTCCGTGGTCGCCGAACATCGTCGAGCACCTCAGCAACGATGGAGAATCGTTGCGGAGCACTGACACCCTGCCGCAGTCCTACGCCGACGGTGATGACCTCTACATCTGCGGGCCTGCCGGATTCATCAGCCGCGCCCTCGAGCTCGCCGAGAGCGGGCGGTGGCCTGCCGATGCCGTCCACGTCGAACGCTTCGCACCCACCGAACAACCTGACCTCACCGGTGACGCCTTCACCGTGACCGTCGCCTCGACCGGGGCGTCCTACCCGGTCGCCGAGCACGACACGATCGCTGAGGTGCTCGCCGCCCACGGCGTGGCTGTGGAGCTGTCGTGTGAACAGGGGATCTGCGGTGCCTGCCTCACCGGTGTCGTCGACGGGGTGCCCGATCACCGCGATGAGGTGCAGTCGCCGGACGAGCATGCGGCCAACACGCAGGTCACGTTGTGCTGCTCGAGGTCGAGGACCGCCAACCTCACACTCGCCCTCTGA
- a CDS encoding MFS transporter: MNTPSPTPAAPTVPPDGFRIFLNVLVNTAVANITTSFLWFVLTFWIYAETRNVIATGVIGASYMLFVSVFSMLFGTLVDRFRKKNVMVWATLTALTVILLDVVFFFIVGESRIADLGTPWFWMFAVVLLAGAVVEQLRNIALSTTVTLLVAEERRANANGLVGTVQGMAMLVTSVFSGLSVGFLGMGWTLVIGVAVMAMTLLHLVTVRIPEKEIVQSDDATGWVDIRGGWLAVIAVPGLLALVLFTTLNNLFGGVEMALMDPYGIDLFGVQGWGIWFAVASTGLFVGGGVIAKWGLGRNPIRTMLLFAAGIGVVGAVMTLREWGWLFVVGIWLMMAFIPAVEAAEQTVIQKVVPYATQGRVFGFAMTFEAATAPVTALLVAPLAEWWVIPHLNTEQGARQWEWLLGTGESRGIALILVVAGILCVLLAVAAMCTPQYRRLSRSYVGSTDTAGSTSGNVA; encoded by the coding sequence GTGAACACACCGTCGCCGACCCCCGCCGCGCCCACCGTCCCGCCGGACGGCTTCCGCATCTTCCTCAACGTCCTGGTCAACACCGCCGTCGCGAACATCACGACCAGTTTCCTGTGGTTCGTCCTGACCTTCTGGATCTACGCCGAGACACGCAACGTCATCGCCACCGGTGTCATCGGAGCGTCCTACATGCTGTTCGTCTCCGTGTTCAGCATGCTCTTCGGTACCCTCGTCGACCGCTTCCGCAAGAAGAACGTGATGGTGTGGGCCACCCTGACCGCGCTGACGGTGATCCTCCTGGACGTCGTGTTCTTCTTCATCGTCGGGGAGAGCCGGATCGCCGATCTGGGCACGCCGTGGTTCTGGATGTTCGCCGTGGTCCTGCTCGCCGGGGCCGTCGTCGAACAGCTCCGCAACATCGCCCTGTCCACGACCGTCACCCTGCTGGTCGCCGAAGAACGACGGGCCAACGCCAACGGTCTCGTCGGCACCGTCCAGGGCATGGCGATGCTGGTCACCAGTGTTTTCAGCGGTCTCTCCGTCGGTTTCCTCGGCATGGGCTGGACGTTGGTCATCGGTGTGGCAGTCATGGCGATGACCCTGCTGCACCTGGTCACGGTGCGTATCCCCGAGAAGGAGATCGTGCAGTCGGACGACGCGACGGGGTGGGTTGACATCCGTGGCGGCTGGCTCGCCGTCATTGCCGTTCCCGGACTCCTCGCGCTGGTCCTGTTCACCACGCTCAACAACCTCTTCGGCGGAGTGGAGATGGCGCTGATGGACCCCTACGGTATCGACCTGTTCGGTGTCCAGGGGTGGGGGATCTGGTTCGCCGTGGCGTCCACCGGGTTGTTCGTGGGCGGCGGTGTCATCGCGAAGTGGGGTTTGGGACGCAACCCGATCCGTACCATGCTGCTCTTCGCCGCCGGGATCGGTGTGGTCGGTGCCGTGATGACGCTGCGTGAGTGGGGCTGGCTGTTCGTCGTCGGCATCTGGCTGATGATGGCGTTCATCCCCGCCGTCGAGGCGGCGGAACAGACGGTCATCCAGAAGGTCGTGCCGTACGCGACCCAGGGGCGGGTCTTCGGGTTCGCCATGACCTTCGAGGCGGCCACGGCCCCGGTGACCGCGCTGCTGGTCGCGCCGTTGGCGGAGTGGTGGGTGATCCCGCACTTGAACACAGAGCAGGGGGCCCGCCAGTGGGAGTGGTTGCTCGGGACGGGGGAGTCGCGTGGCATCGCGCTGATCCTCGTGGTCGCCGGGATCCTCTGCGTGCTGCTGGCGGTCGCCGCGATGTGCACTCCGCAGTACCGGAGGCTGTCGCGGAGTTACGTTGGTTCCACGGATACTGCTGGCTCCACCAGCGGGAACGTGGCTTAG
- a CDS encoding FAD-dependent oxidoreductase, with protein MPSKHLRITVIGAGVIGLSCAYELAEAGHEVTVIADHGPGDTVSALAGALWFPYHAAGTEQVVERSLRRFVELAALGDTSADTATDDFTDDVPPVQMRTGVLHERLDPPDRSWVAPVVEVLGDDAVQPVDGGVRATLPMIMTSRYLAWLMDSCRMNGVAFQWRTVASLEELTGTTDAAVIAGGLRGGDLLGGDDAVAPVRGQLMLFANGDGGEDGPLLTDWVVDSDDPAHMTYVFPREDEIVVGGTSEPGSWDEAPDQATAEAILARAEALVPELTELPIIGHGAGLRPARETVRIEHVDGYDLPVIAAYGHGGAGVTLSWGTAERVVELVGEL; from the coding sequence ATGCCATCGAAGCACTTGCGAATCACCGTCATCGGCGCCGGCGTGATCGGCCTGTCCTGCGCTTATGAACTCGCCGAAGCCGGTCACGAGGTCACCGTCATCGCTGACCATGGCCCCGGCGACACAGTGTCCGCGCTGGCAGGAGCACTGTGGTTCCCGTACCACGCAGCAGGCACGGAACAGGTGGTCGAACGGTCGCTGCGACGGTTCGTGGAGTTGGCCGCCCTCGGAGACACCAGCGCTGACACCGCCACCGATGACTTCACCGACGACGTACCACCAGTACAGATGCGGACCGGTGTCCTGCATGAGCGCCTCGATCCGCCGGACCGCTCCTGGGTCGCGCCGGTGGTGGAGGTGCTCGGCGACGACGCGGTCCAGCCGGTCGACGGCGGTGTGCGTGCCACCCTGCCGATGATCATGACCTCGCGTTATCTCGCCTGGCTGATGGACTCGTGCCGGATGAACGGCGTGGCTTTCCAGTGGCGCACGGTTGCCTCGCTGGAGGAGCTCACGGGGACGACGGATGCGGCCGTCATCGCCGGCGGTTTACGCGGCGGCGACCTGCTCGGTGGGGATGATGCGGTCGCCCCGGTGCGTGGACAGCTGATGCTCTTCGCCAACGGTGACGGCGGGGAGGACGGCCCGCTGCTGACCGACTGGGTCGTGGACTCCGATGACCCGGCGCACATGACGTACGTCTTCCCCCGAGAAGATGAGATCGTCGTCGGCGGGACGTCTGAACCAGGCTCGTGGGACGAGGCCCCGGATCAGGCCACAGCCGAGGCCATCCTGGCCCGTGCGGAGGCTCTGGTCCCCGAGCTCACGGAGTTGCCGATCATCGGCCACGGCGCGGGGCTACGTCCGGCACGCGAGACGGTGCGGATCGAGCATGTCGACGGGTACGACCTGCCGGTCATCGCCGCGTACGGCCACGGCGGCGCGGGAGTTACACTGTCCTGGGGCACCGCCGAGCGTGTCGTGGAACTCGTCGGCGAGCTGTAG
- a CDS encoding amidohydrolase family protein: MSSSTLFTNAVIIPVSGAQPRWFRGWLSVDADGRIDGIGEGTAPEATVAASSRVVDLDGAFLAPGFISAHSHIYTGGMRGVEHSSPLYKWVTQNSAMLANADPETMYWLSRAGGLDHLASGITSVYNFTQSRVICRFDYETSTLKAVKVHEPDFVTRQIDGVADAGIRFVTSVRVDDEQLPETDAFDAFGVAMTHLDEIDPALNLGGSVYGAVQWASAAVTAEREKALMEKWGITNQAHFVETAEQIDIQQSKFDWYDNAGVLGRDFAFGHFVHPTERMVERVVESGSSVVWQAMSNGRLGSGIADIVTLLGRDVTVGMGVDDQSCTDTSDPFENMRTGLFTQRAVHSDASIMAVDDVLHLHTLGSARSMGVGDKVGSLEVGKFADLLVVDPRDPATGPVWDPVATYVLACGLRHLRRVYVGGEVVYDSSASSPSGADAAEVNRLADEGMVRSAAAGGFTPAL; the protein is encoded by the coding sequence ATGAGCTCATCCACCCTGTTCACCAACGCCGTCATCATCCCGGTCAGCGGCGCACAACCACGCTGGTTCCGCGGCTGGCTGTCCGTCGACGCTGACGGACGCATCGACGGCATCGGCGAGGGGACCGCGCCCGAGGCGACAGTAGCTGCGTCCTCCCGTGTCGTCGACCTCGACGGAGCCTTCCTCGCCCCCGGGTTCATCTCCGCGCACAGCCACATCTACACCGGCGGCATGCGCGGGGTGGAACACTCGTCCCCGCTGTACAAGTGGGTCACCCAGAACAGTGCGATGCTCGCCAACGCCGACCCGGAGACCATGTACTGGCTCTCCCGCGCCGGTGGCCTGGACCACCTCGCCTCCGGCATCACCTCGGTGTACAACTTCACCCAGTCGCGGGTGATCTGCCGCTTCGACTACGAGACCTCCACCCTGAAGGCCGTGAAGGTGCACGAGCCGGACTTCGTGACCCGCCAGATCGACGGCGTCGCCGATGCCGGCATCCGCTTCGTCACCTCCGTGCGCGTCGACGACGAACAACTGCCCGAGACCGACGCCTTCGACGCCTTCGGAGTGGCGATGACACACCTGGACGAGATCGACCCGGCGTTGAACCTGGGCGGCTCCGTGTACGGCGCGGTGCAGTGGGCCTCCGCCGCCGTGACCGCCGAGCGGGAGAAGGCACTCATGGAGAAGTGGGGCATCACCAACCAGGCGCACTTCGTGGAGACCGCCGAGCAGATCGACATCCAGCAGTCCAAGTTCGACTGGTACGACAACGCCGGCGTGCTCGGCCGCGACTTCGCCTTCGGCCACTTCGTCCACCCCACCGAGCGCATGGTCGAGCGCGTGGTCGAGTCCGGCAGCTCGGTGGTGTGGCAGGCGATGTCCAACGGACGTCTGGGCTCCGGCATCGCCGACATCGTGACCCTGCTGGGGCGCGACGTGACCGTGGGCATGGGGGTCGACGACCAGTCCTGCACCGACACCTCCGACCCCTTCGAGAACATGCGCACCGGACTGTTCACCCAGCGTGCCGTCCACTCCGACGCCTCCATCATGGCCGTGGACGACGTCCTGCACCTGCACACCCTCGGCTCCGCCCGGTCCATGGGCGTGGGTGACAAGGTGGGCTCGTTGGAGGTCGGCAAGTTCGCCGACCTGCTCGTCGTGGATCCCCGCGACCCGGCGACCGGACCGGTGTGGGACCCGGTGGCGACCTACGTGCTGGCCTGCGGGCTACGGCACCTGCGGAGGGTGTACGTCGGCGGTGAGGTGGTGTATGACTCCTCCGCCTCCTCGCCCTCGGGTGCCGACGCCGCGGAGGTCAACCGCCTGGCGGACGAGGGTATGGTCCGCTCCGCCGCGGCCGGCGGGTTCACCCCGGCGCTGTAA